CCGCTCTACAATAGCCGAGAACTCCTCAAGATCATGCGGGATAATATACGGCTCATTCTTGTCATTATCCCACCCGCAGTGACACAATTCGTGATCGATTATCGCCTTGTGCATCTTATCGTCAACTGTCATCCACACGTCTTGTGCAACTTCAATTATGAAGTCAATCCCGGCGAGGTATCGCATTATCGCCCCGGACTTAATCGCCCGTGCAGCGACTGTCCTTCCCTTGCTGCTCATATGCTTTTCGCGAAAGATAGCCTTGATTCTCGCATTGGCCAGGTGTGTATGGTGAATCCGTATACCTTCGGCAATAAACGGCATTACTTCTTTGTCTGCGTCAGTATATCCTACCTTCAATTCCTTCCCCCCTTTCCGCAAAAGCGATGTTCAAATCACCTGACGGTTATCACGCCGGACTCGGTATCAATTTGCACATCGCATTCATCAAAGTTTATGTCTTTTCCCGCTTCCGAAGAAAGGACAATCGCCCGAATAAGCTCACCGCCGATCTTCTCCTCTTTATCGATGGCCTTATTCATCTCATGCAAGCTCTTTCTGGCCTTGTCCATCTTTTCCATAAAGTCATCGTAT
The nucleotide sequence above comes from Candidatus Omnitrophota bacterium. Encoded proteins:
- a CDS encoding putative metallopeptidase — protein: MKVGYTDADKEVMPFIAEGIRIHHTHLANARIKAIFREKHMSSKGRTVAARAIKSGAIMRYLAGIDFIIEVAQDVWMTVDDKMHKAIIDHELCHCGWDNDKNEPYIIPHDLEEFSAIVERHGLWCKGLQTFGAAVQLSLNVGSLGKNP